The DNA sequence CTTTCGGTATCAAAACCCAGCATTTTTCAACAAAACCCGCTGCCATTGGGGCACGTTACGGGTGTTTGGGTAGAGAATAGAGGTTAGGTTACAGATTTGGCTGGAGAACCCCCCCCGGGCGGTGCCGAGAGGGCCGGGACCCCCGCGGGCAGCCCGGGCCCGCCCGTACCTTCTCGTTCTGCAGCCCGTCGCGCGGCCCCACCTCCACCACCTTCACCCGCTTCGGGAAGgctccggccgccgccgcggcgctGACCTGCGGGCAGAGGGAGAGCGTCAGCCGAGCCCCGcgccccggcgccccccgcccggccccgctcaccgGCCGCAGCGACACGGCACAGCGCGGGAGcagccgccgcgccgccgccatgTCCGCCCGCGCCTCTCACGTGACCGCGCCACCGCCCTCCCCACGTGACCCGAGGGGCGGGGATCGGCGGTCACGTGACAGCCGCGCTCGCCAGGCGGGGCCGGGACCCCGCTcggggccggggcggctgcgggACCCCCGGTCCTCTCCGGCCGCCAAGGGCCCTCGCTGCCCGCCCCGAGTCGGCGGAGCGAGGGAGCCCCGGCTCGTACCTGTCCCCGCGGGCCGTCCCGCGACAGCGACCCCGTGGCGCAGCGCGGCATGTTCCCCTCCGGCCCCGGCACTGTGCGGCCGCTCGGACCCGCTCGCTTATACGATGGCTTCTGCGCTGGCTAAATAAACACGGCGTGTTTGTTTTGGATGGGCTCCCTCCCTGCACCAGGGGTTACCAGCGTGATGGGGTTGGGAGGCAAAAAGGCCATCGCTCTGttgtcccttttttcccccactttgtAACAGCGTCACCACCGGAGCCGGGGTGCTGCTCCCGTGAGCGGGGCTCTGGCAGGCTGTGCCAGTTCTCTGAAGTCCACAGACATTCGTCAGTACAGATCGTTATTTGTTAATTGAGTAACAGCTCCTACACCACCAGCTCGGCGCGTGTCCCTTGCGCTAAACTCTTAAGCGTTGGGGCAACTTTTGCTTGTACCATAACAACACACACCCTGCATGCAACGTTGTGGGGCCTTCACAACAACTGCACTGCACAAACACGCACTGTTATGAGGGGTTTCATTGTTTAAGTGCCTCTTGTTCAACCCTTTTTCTAGAAAAGTTCAACATCAACACGGGAAACCTTACGTCACTGAACAGCACAAGTCAGAGGTTCAGTTCAGAACGGTGGCTTCTCTGTTAAATTCACATAATAACAAAAACTCTTCTGCTTGTAGCTGTCTCCTCcagaatataaataaaagcttGTTAATGGATTTGTATTAGATTATGATTTTCTATAGCTCGTTTCCTCCAGACCTCTTCAAACAACAAACTTCCATTATATTTATTTGTGATGGAAGTATGTGATCATAATTATTTCAATCAATACCAAAGTGATACAACGCAGCTTATCAAGTACCTATTTTTATGCAAGTACATCACACACAGGAATCTGCAATAGCACTGTGGTTGGTCTTCATTAGAACATGCCCATCACATGCAAGGCTTCATGATTGCACATATAAAAGGATCACGTTGGttgtcaaaattaatttcagtgagTGAAGCAGTAACACCCATCAAGAAGCCCAGCTCCACATCAGAAAACCTTCCTGTTCCCAGTGTAGATGTTTGGCTTGCGGGCTGTCACATCCCAGCAGAATACTGCAAAGGACATCCCAGCTTCCAACTGCTGAGCTGAGAGGTCAGTCCTTTGCTGCCAGTAAGGCCCACTGACACACAGGTCACTTATAGACAAAAGGGATCAGAAGAGAAATTCTCTTAAGAGAACACAAATTTATTcaacaataaatgaaaaatcctCCTAGACTCAATTGAAAAGAAAGGCAGGGGGAGGCTGCTGCTTTCATCCCGCAGCCGTCACTTCACACCCTCGAGCTTGACAGTCCAGCCAGACTGAGGAAGCAGAGGAGATGGAAACATGCAGGGCAAAGTTATGAGCAGGCCTTTACCCGGGGACTCCTGCCACTTCAGAGTCCCTGCGAAACCCAACATCGTCACctgcagaggagagcagggaaacACTCACTTGTACCTCACACAGACACTTCCCATTTGAACGCTCACATACACCCAAACCACGTCTGCAGTCTCTGGACGGCGTTTCCCACACACTCAAAGCAATCCTGCACATTTCCACCCATCACTCACAGCGCACAGAAGGTAAGACAGGATATTGTGGGGCCAAACATTTGACTGTAgtatgttgtttgttttgtttttttttcctgggaaggCTTTACCTCTGTTTGTCTAGAGCAAAGGGCACGCTGGCATTTGCGTCACTTACAATTGCATTTACAATTAGCGGGTCAGTGTACCCAGTCTGAATTTGAGATGCAATACCAGTGATCCCTTCTATGTGTGAGGCTTCTTATTTGCCTCACCTCCCTGTGTCAACAGGATCAAAAGACCCTGGGGGAGAAGCGTCTCTGCCCATTCTGTGGCAGACTATGAGCCTGTCCTGGCAAGTCCTCTGCAATGTTCTGTGTTGAACAGTGAGCTAAAGCCTGGAGAATAActtgggatgctgcagggatcTGGAGGGAGGACAGAGCACCCCAGAACAAGAAGTATGGGATGACAAGTTCTACACTCTCCCCAGTTTCCAAATGAAGTCAGGCTGGACCTTCCCAGCCCACAAGTGCCCAAGATGGGCTCTCAGAATGcgttatcttttttttcaagttcctTACTTGTGTGGCTGGGGATGAAGCGGGCGAGGACAGCTCCAAAACGTTGTCCCGAGGCCAGATCAGAAAGATGGCATAGACAACTGCTCCCTTAGAAGTGTACCTAAGAGAGCAAGAGTTCAGCAAGGTGAAGAGCCCCGTAAGAGAGAGAACCAGACATGAGCTTGACCTTTCTAGACAGCATGAGAACACTGGCTTGCCTACCGTCACCGCACCGGGGTCACCTACTTTCCCCTAATTCCAAAATCTGTCACTTTGGACCCACCATTTAGCCAGTCAGCACTGGCTGATGAAACCCAAACAAAGTCCATTTGTGCTTCCTAAAAGCAAATGTCATTTGTCCTTGCCTCAGCTTGTGGTCAACAGAGCAGACACGCTGCCTTATCCTGATCATTGCTCTGCATTTCCACACTGAACACGCTTGGGCacacttgaggaaaaaaaaaacctctatttTGCAGCAATTTCTGGCTCTTGACTCACTATGCCCTTCTCAGTCAGTATAAATCTGTTGGGTAACAGCGATTAGTACTATTATATAACAGCTTAAAAGCAAATATCGCTACATTTACAAACTGCATGTGTTTAGGTGAACTACATTTGTGCAATTCAAACTAGCCAGGACCACTGCTTACACAGTCCTGGCAACAGCAGCATGgaaattttttgttgtttttttttttccaaatcaagCAAGATGGATGAAGtcctgatttttattctttcaaccAAGATATTCCTTAGGTAACACCCTTGGGCAGTAACTGAGCACTCCATTTGCACCTGATGGCAACACTTCAGAGTGTAACAAATTTAAGAACAATGAAGAGATGTCAGCTCTGGAAGTCCCAGCCCAGACAGTACTGAGCAACGGAGCCCTTACCAGACCGTCTCTGTGCTGTTCTCCATCTGTACTCTCCATGGCTTCGATTCATAAATTGCCTCCCCATTAGTGTCCAGCCACCTCCCAAGGGCCAGAAGTCTTTCTTGGAAGATGGGAACAATCACCCCTTCTTTTGTAGGTCCCACATTGAGAAGGTAGTTGCCACCAAAACTCACAGTCTGCACTAGCTCCTGTGACAGAAAAACCAAGGTCACAAAATGCATTATCTTCCCTTCTGACAACAAAGAAACCTGAGGAGGGCTTTGTCCTCATCAACTGCTCCTTTTAACACCAGCCTGATGGTATGAAACACATGACAACTTTTTCTGCAAGTAGGAGGATGAAGGAAACCTCTGATTCTCAGTAACTCCTCCACACCTGTTATTTTGATTTGAGATTTCTTACCTCAATGATACTTGCTTCATCCATTAACTCAGCAATGTTCATGTTGCTTCGATAGCCCCAGGAAAGCTTGTCAATGGAGGAGCACATCTCCCACTTGTGAGCTGGCAGGGTCCCTGGCTGGTATTTGTCAGCACAATTGTAGTAGCCTCCATGATGGCAAGAGCAGTTATTACACCAACGGTCATTAACAACCACAGTGTCCTGAAAGAAGAAACTCAGCTCAGTAGGGAGCATGTTTTGTCTTGGACTTTTCAGCTTGCATTCATCCCTCCTAAGTTAGCAAAGGCATCTAAGTTACGAGGTAAGTCCTAAAACCCCCTGTGTAATCAAcggaaagagagagaggatcCTCCAGAGAAGGCTGAATCTCTCTCTGGGAGAATCTCTCTCTCCATAAAATGCTAGAGGCCATGAGGGATAGCTGAAACCAATACCTTGACGGGACTATCGTTATAAAGCCAGGCAAGGAAAGAGGTAGAATTCCAGTATGACTCCGGAGCTTCCCAGTCTCCATCCGACCAAATCAAATCTGGTTTATATCTAACAGAGAGAtgaatattatttcaaaatggcttatttttttcctaccacaAAGGAAGCATTGTGTTTCTTGTGTCTGGAGTCTAGCTTCACTCCCTCTTCCTATTGCCTGACGTTACCAGAAGGTTTATGCTGTCACTTTCTGCTTCAGACAAAGCTTTAAGTGAAGTTCTTGCAGCAGCAAAGAACGATGTGTTGATCATGGCTCAAAGGGGATGCAAGTCttccaaaaaaacagaagtttgtATCTCAAAGGCAATTAAGCAGCACATTCTTGACCTGGGACAATGGCCATTCTGAGCAACACGTGTCCAAGCCTCATATTTTTATCAACAAAGGGAAGCAAAGCAAGGATGTAAATTCACAGTGAAGTTGCTCTTCTCCTCTACTCCATACTAAGCAGCTTGCTCCACTTTCAAAGCTACTCTGCATGAAAAATTTGTCTCTACCTTATTCTACAAGTTAGACTGTCCACAGGGCAAACGTGAACCCCTTTTCTAATTACCGCAAATCATTATCTAGAGGTAAACAGATTTGCCTTGGCAAAAATTAACATCTGTCACCTCTCTTCTCTGCATCCATTTTGCATCTTTATAGTATCAAAACCAGGAAATGCTCTTAATTCCTCACTGTTTGCAGTTCTTACTTTAAGACAAGATCATAAAGTTCTGGCATTGTCTTCTCTGAAACGAAGTTCTGGGTCTTGAAGCCACTTTCTTTGTCAGCCAGATAGAGCGGATTAAACCACTCTAACAGAGAGTGATACAGGCCGTAGCGTAGGTTGCTAAAggacagaaaacacagaggaaagagTTAGGCTGGCAGTCAGGATTACGAACCAGTGGCAGATTAGATTACTGGCATTATAATTTCACAGATTTCATGACTTCACAAGCACtacttttttcatattaaacccatcatttttctgctgtttgccaAGAACAGCCAGGAGAATTCAGTGCACACAGATGAACAGCACAGTTTGGCAGTGCCATACCTCTCCCTCAGGGCTTGTCCCAGCTCTCCTACAAGATCTCGGTGGGGCCCTGTGTCCACAGAATTCCAGTTCCAGGACACGGGCGACCCCCAGTTGGTGAAGCCTTCGTGATGTTTTGTGGTCAGTACCACGtacctgagagaaaaaaaagtactcgGTCAGGATGACAAAGGAACTACCTAAGATATACCCCAGCCTCACTGGCAAACCCAGTCACTAAAAAAGTAAGTAAGGGACTAAATAACTGTGCTGTGAGGAGCCCTCTTTCATTACCCTTTACATTTAGAAGCAACTACAAGAATAACAGAGGTTTTAAACGGATTTTAATGCTGGAAAAGAATGCACAATTGAGACTTAGGAAGCAGCAAGACCCATCATCTCTTCAGCACCCTGGGCATGACCCCCCAGGGATCCCCAGCACGGCTCAGGGATCCCCGGTCCCTCAGGGATCCCCAGGCTTGGCCCTTCCATCCCCTCAGGGATCCCTGCGTCCTCCTAGGGACGCCAgacacagccccccatcccctcacGGACCCCAACCTCCTCGGCCAGTGCCCGACACTGACCTGGCACCAGCCCGCTGGAAGAGCTGGGCCCACTCGTGGGGCTTGAAGTCATGGGCGGTGAAGCGGGGCGCGAAGTCCGCGTAGGTAGTGTCGGGCGGGTACTGGCGCTGCACGAAGCGCTCGTAGTCGGCGCGGTGCTCGCCCTGCCAGTGCCACCAGAACCACTCGGAGCCCCAGGCCGGGACGGAGAAGACCCCCCAGTGCACAAACACCCCCACCTTGGCCTGGTCGAACCAGGCCGGCAGCGGCCTCGCGTCCAGGCTGGCCCAGTCCGGGCGGTAGCACGGGGCGGCCAACACCGGCCCCAGGGCCACCGCCACCCACAGCAGCGCGGCGGCCGCCATGTTGTCGCGTGACGTCAGCGCGCCCGCCGCCATGGCTACCGGGGCACGGGGGCCGCCATGGCTACCGGGGCAACGGCGTCACTGTGGCTACCGAGGGTCCACGGGTTCGAGGCTGTGGTCCGCCTGGCAGCGTGGCTGGCgacccccttcctccttccctccctcccagcccggCTCCAGCCCTCTTCCTGCGGCGTGAGCCTCtgtgtctgtcctggtttggactagggGAGCGCCAATTTTTCctgtcagtgatttttccttgcagttaaGCTTCTTCTCAGCAACGGCACTTTCTGAAGGTAACTGCCTGTTTTTCAGTGTccgcttctaggattgataacgcctgaagtttatagttatcactaaGGTAACGGcaggaatggtatgcagaaaggctcttgcttatacttattcagttcccatctgctgctgagTCCAGCCTGGagcttcccagagcctgccctgcagtgccaggggtgATGTGACtgtcattgggggagctcgatcttggttttgtatatatttctatatatttaattatttccattattattattattatactcttcttcattgctgctgtttattaaaactgtttgaactttccaacccatacatctctctcccttttctcttttccttccccttctgggggagAGAAAGGGTTAATAGCATCTGCCATCCGtttaacagccagcccagctctaAACCATGACAGCGTCTGTCCCATGTCCCATGAGAAGCCAGGGGAGAGCCCACGGACTTGGCCCCATGGCAGCTCAGCCTCCATGAAACCCCTCTCCCCCTGGCcctcctgtgcagccagagcAGACCCAGGACCTGGCCCCCAAACCCACACGGGAGGGCTGGCTGCGTCCTCTGGGGAAACAGGGCAGAGTCCAAGGGCCTCGTGGCCGTGCCCTGGGCCAGGCTTGTTCCCATCGGAGGTGTTCTGGGGCCAAACACCAAAcgcagccctgctgctccctggggcGCTGGCGAAGGGCCCTGCCCCACTTTGCTCTCCTTGCAGGTTTTGTGGATAAAGGTGCTGCTTTTGtgtaatttgcaaaaaaaatccgTCAAGTTCCTCATGCTCAGAGCATCTGCCCCAGCTTGGGCTTAAACTTGTTGCCTGGAGGAGTGTAAGGAAGACACcactgaatataaaaaaaacgGGTTAGGAGGTTACTGGTGGACAGGTGGGAGGCCAGGCAGGATGAGTTGTCATAAAATATCAGGATCTGCTGTTCTGGGGCATGGCCTCACGGCTGGCACACTGACGTGGCACCGGTATCTCTGCACCTTGGGGACCAGCTGCCTGTGTAAGTCTGTGCGCTTTATGTCCCAGCGCCTAAGAATAACATCAGCGGGACCTGGCTCCATGACAGGCACCTGATCCCTCATCTCCCAGGACCTccataagaaaagaaaaaagaaaagtgatcaGGCTGTTTCTGCCAGCCCAAGCACAGACTTTCCACAGCTGCCTCCCTACGTTATGTGCATGTCCTCGCAGACGGTCTCTATCATGGAGGACTTGTGGGCACTCTCTGCTTCTGGGCTTTCCTCAGAGGCCTTCATCTGCCTCCTGAACCGAGAAAAGATCATCCTCAGGGAGGAATATAGCTCCTTGCTCCGCAGGGCATAAATAATGGGGTTCACCATGGAATTGAGCAGGCAGAGGGTGCTGCAGAAGGCAAACACCTTGCGCAGGTCGTTGCTCAGCTTGGCAAAGATGCTGTAGATCATGAGAACGAGGACTGGAGACCAGCACAGCACGAGAACAGTCAGCACCATGACGAGGGTCTTGGCCAGCATGACGTCCATCCTCATCCTGGTGGTGTTTTGCTTTCCTACCTGTGCTTGGTGCTTCTCCATGTAGGCCACATGCTGGTGAGCCCTCCATAGCACGTGCGCATAGGCGTAGGTGATACACACCAGCaggaccatggtgaggcagacCCAGCTCGACAGATAGTTGACGTCCACAAAAGGGAACAGCTCAGAGCAGGTCGAATCAAGCGTGCAGCAGTTCCAGCCCAGGAGGGGCAGGGAAGCAATGGTCGCACATGTCACCCAGAGCACCCCCAAGGCTATCCACGCTCTCTTCCTTGTCATGAGGAGCTTGTATTCGGAGGGCCGGCTGATGGAGATGTAACGGTCCAGGGCTGTCAGCAGCAAGCTGCTCAGGGAGGCAGAGAAGGACGTGTTCAcccctcccagctgcagcaAGAACGTTTCTTTAGAGAAATCAGTTTCATTAAAGACATGGAAGTTAACAAAACTGCAGACGAAGATGATGCTGGCCAGGATGTCAGCCAAGGCCAGGCTGCTGATAAAGAGGTAGGAAGGCTTTCTCCTGGTCCCAGGGGAGGAGAAGATCAAGTACAGCACCAAAGAGTTCTCAAAAATGCACAATGTCCCAAAGAGGCCACACAGCATGGCAATGCTTATCTTCTGCGCTTGCGTGCTGAGGACCATGAAGCACTCCATCGTGTTCGCACTGCATTTGGAGGCATTTTCGTGTATCTTACAAATATCCATTGTCACTAGCTGGAGCTCACAGAGagcctttctgcttccttctgcaCTTCTTCAGATGCTCTGAAAAAGACCAAGGTGAAGAGGACTTACAGGAGCACAACAAGCAAGAAATTCAACCCACTCAGACACATCCCTCCCTTAAGAGGGAGgcaagcaaaaggaaaatagcCCAGGGAGACCTACTTTCAGATCCACAGCCCAAATGCTGGAGCCAGCTTCCACCCTTTCCCAGCAGAGATCCAGGCTTTGTCCCACCAGTGATTTGGCTGAGACCCGTCTATCACAGCCCATGGGTACTACGTCCGTACCACGTCTGTACTCCGTACCACATTGGTCTCTCAGGCTGTTTCCTCACCACAAGAGGGAAGCGGCAACGCTGAGAATTGTACAAATCCTGGGCCAGCTCTTGTCCGAGTGAAGCTGCcccaggagctggctgggaCGGAGAAGGACGAGGGATATTGGACTTCTGGGGACTCAGTGCAGCTCATGGGGGAACACAAAGTGCACTTTGAAGCATTTACTCTTCACCAGAGCTGTTTGAACACCTAAAATGACAAGACTGGGTTTACATTTAAGCTTGCCCATTGCAGTTTTATAAAGCTCAGCCTCATTAAAGTTACATTTCTCCCCCCCATAATCCCAGTGTCATGAGTCAGTCTGTCCTATGGTCAGAGTGGTTAAAAGTTATTGTTCAACGTCAATTTTGGGGTGTGGGTTGGACATAAAAAAGGGGACATGCAGGAGTCAGACCATCTGAACCTAAGAAGCCCTGTCCATGCCCAGGACTGGGTTAATTTGATCAATATTTTTAGCTTTAGCAGAGATGTGATGGAGGGAAATGCCTTATTTTCCCCTAGGCAGATGCTGAGCTGCTCGGTGCGCTCTGTGGCAGCAAGGTTGTGCTTTTCTCTACACTTCTGCAGCTTAATGCATTTAAATCCCTTCATCTTCATTACGGAtgttatttttctcccattctTGCTCTTGATTATACTCATCCTTTAAACCAAATGCCCTTTCATTGAGGGCTCAGCTGCCTTGCGTTGCCTCATGTAACGGGGAACAAGGTGATCCTGGACCGGGTTACAGAGAGCAGATGAAGAGGCGGGTGTCGGATACACTAAAGCTGCCTTATTAGCAGAGGGAGGTGCTGTGTCCCGAGTGCCACGCACCGGCAGGTCGTACCTCCCTGCTACAAAAGCCCACGGGACAGGAACCCCCTTCCCAAAAACACCCGCCTGGCTTCGAGTACCCAGGATCCCACACCCAGGCAACGGGACCACGAGTTCCCGCGGCTGGAGGAAAGCACTGAGCTGACAGCGTTCCCTTTCCCCCAGCACAAACAAGTCGCCGCCTCGCCCTCCCCTCAGCTCTCTTTCGAAAGAGGAAACGTCCGACACGTGCGAGCCGCAGCGGAGGGGATGTGTGACAGCTACGGCTACCCGGGGAGCGGagcacccaggggtgcagggGCCGGGCTGCTGCGCTGCTGGGCTCCAGGCACCCATGGCCAACACTCTGCAGTTCCTCTGTTTTTTGAATTTCAGCAAAGGCAACGGCTGTCTTTAGAGGCGATGACAGCCAGCAGTGACCAACACGCTAGAAACCTCTGTCTGCAACATCTCCCCAGTGACATGTATTTAATACCTGTCTCCGTTACTTCGTTCCCCGCTGATTCCCCCGTACCCTGACACTCATCACTATCTCTGCGTTTTGCAGTAGTTGCAAAATACCCCTGAACACTTGAGACGACACCCAGGAGGTCACGGAGAAGAGCCCGAGCCCCACGCTTTGCTCCTGCCTGCCCGTCGGGGCTCGAACATCAGCGGTTGCAGGGCGCTGGGTGCAGATTGCAGCCAGAGCAGTTCAACCCTGATTTGCATTTCTTGGCAGGTCAGACTGGAGGAGTCCTGGACTTTGGGCTGAAACGGGGCTCAGCGTTGCAGCAAGACTCTCTCCTCTTACATCAGGCTCTGGCATGGGGTAATCACGCAGGACCGGAGATGTTGCACTCTAATCTCAGCACTCGTTTCCTACAGCTCTTCCCAGAAACACTGCGAGGGCAGCAGTAATTACTAACTGCTGTTATTAAACCTGACAACATCTCTCCCTCCAGAGGAGATGGATTTAGCAGGCAGATGGACTTGAACATATCTCAGGGCTCACCAGGGGCCATCGAGGCAGCAACTGCCTCCTCGAGTACCCAAAACTCCCCAGCCAAAAATCTAGCATCCAAACCAAGACATTTCTTAATTAAGCAGACTCCAGCATCACCTTGACATCTATTAATTGCAGCCAGCACTCCCAGGACCATCTTAAATTCTCAATATCTGCAGTTGTGCCATGCCCAATGAGCATAGTTATGAGCTTGGAAATTGTACTGAACACTAGGCAAGAGGCTGAAGGCCACAAAATGCTGTCCCTCACGTTATGTTGCTTGGGGAGAGAATTTGGGTATAATGGCAAAATACCTCCGGCACTGACTGTTCTGGAACAGCTCTCTCCATTGAGCTGACATGATTCAGATAAGCCCTTAGGTTCAAAATACTGTGCTGGGCTCGTAGCAATGAGCCAGCCAGCCCAGACCTTCTCTTCCCACATCTGTTGTGTCTCAGGCTGAATGACAAGGACAAATCTCACTGCAGTTTTGACTGAGCTCCCCCGAAATCCTCCTTCCAGCTCCCGTGTCAGTGAGGGACAGCATGGGGCTTTGCTCCAGCACAACATCTCTTCTGCAGAGGCTCCACAGCATGAAAACACGGGCAGTGCCCAGAGCCCCTCTCCTTGCACTGCCTGTCCCTTATTATCTTTTGGCCATaaggctgcttttttcctgcccAGGGGACATTTTTCTCTTGTCAGATGGGCTCCTGGATTCAACCATTTATTTGTTCATGCCCGCTGCCTCCTGCATGCTTCAGCTCCTGGGAAACAAGCCAGCCTGTATCTCGATCCCGGGGGAGAGCTGATCTGCAGCATCCTCCATGGGGCAAGTCCCACTTCCAGGCTGGAAACCCCCTTCTGAGGGGCAGCAtctccacctccctgggaaTGACAGCCCTGGGCACGGCTGTGCGTCCCTACCACAACCACCCCAACAAGCCCAGagagtccctgccctccaggctGACATTTCAGCTTAGCAAGAAAGAGTGAAGGGGCTTCTCGCCCTCCTTTAgagccggggggctgcggcacAGAGGGGCTGGTTCCCTGGAAGCCGCAGGAGCTGAGCGGGGATTTCCTGGGGCTCTGCACAGCAAAGTGTCTCCTGCCAGTAGGGTCTCCCAGAGTGGGGAATATTCTGCCAAAATAAAGCAA is a window from the Nyctibius grandis isolate bNycGra1 chromosome 24, bNycGra1.pri, whole genome shotgun sequence genome containing:
- the FUCA1 gene encoding tissue alpha-L-fucosidase; the protein is MAAAALLWVAVALGPVLAAPCYRPDWASLDARPLPAWFDQAKVGVFVHWGVFSVPAWGSEWFWWHWQGEHRADYERFVQRQYPPDTTYADFAPRFTAHDFKPHEWAQLFQRAGARYVVLTTKHHEGFTNWGSPVSWNWNSVDTGPHRDLVGELGQALRESNLRYGLYHSLLEWFNPLYLADKESGFKTQNFVSEKTMPELYDLVLKYKPDLIWSDGDWEAPESYWNSTSFLAWLYNDSPVKDTVVVNDRWCNNCSCHHGGYYNCADKYQPGTLPAHKWEMCSSIDKLSWGYRSNMNIAELMDEASIIEELVQTVSFGGNYLLNVGPTKEGVIVPIFQERLLALGRWLDTNGEAIYESKPWRVQMENSTETVWYTSKGAVVYAIFLIWPRDNVLELSSPASSPATQVTMLGFAGTLKWQESPGKGLLITLPCMFPSPLLPQSGWTVKLEGVK
- the CNR2 gene encoding cannabinoid receptor 2; translated protein: MDICKIHENASKCSANTMECFMVLSTQAQKISIAMLCGLFGTLCIFENSLVLYLIFSSPGTRRKPSYLFISSLALADILASIIFVCSFVNFHVFNETDFSKETFLLQLGGVNTSFSASLSSLLLTALDRYISISRPSEYKLLMTRKRAWIALGVLWVTCATIASLPLLGWNCCTLDSTCSELFPFVDVNYLSSWVCLTMVLLVCITYAYAHVLWRAHQHVAYMEKHQAQVGKQNTTRMRMDVMLAKTLVMVLTVLVLCWSPVLVLMIYSIFAKLSNDLRKVFAFCSTLCLLNSMVNPIIYALRSKELYSSLRMIFSRFRRQMKASEESPEAESAHKSSMIETVCEDMHIT